The following nucleotide sequence is from Phycisphaera sp..
GGCTCACGCCTCGCGCTGCGGTGGTCGATAACCCCCAAAGCCAGCGCGGCCAAACCCACACCGGCCGCTCGTAAACGACAGCGCCCCTGGGCGCTCCCAGAGGAGACTCCACCATGCGTCGAATCATGACCGCTGGCCTGATTGCCACCGCCGGCATGGGCTGCCTGACCCCCGCCGCCCACGGCGACGATCTGTTCCGCGTGGTGGTGAACCCAGACGACCCGATGGTCGGCAGCCTCATCGTGGGCGGATCGTCCGTGCCCGACCTGGTCGAGGACCTGCTGGACACCCAGGGCGCGTTCGATCGCTTCAATGGCGAAGACTTCGCCGCCTCGCTCCGCTACGCCGGCGTCGACGATGCCATCAGTTTCACGCTGAGCGACGACGGAGACCGGGCCACGCTCCAGTTCCTGGGACGCGATGGCGCACCGCTGGTCTTCACCACCGACGCCACCGGCGACGTCGAGGACCAGATCGTCGATTTCCTCGAGAAGGAGGGATCCGCAACGGTCGCCGACTTCCTTAAGGAAATCAACCAGAGGTCACTGGTCGCCGTCACCGACGGCAACCCCCAGTCCACCACCGCCACCATGGGCGCGTACAAGTACAACCGCTTCGGCAAGCACCAGGACCTGACCCGCATCGAACGCCGCATCATGCGGGGCGAGATCGTCGAGACCGCCAGCCCGAGGCCCGGCGCCTTCCGCATCCTGGGCCAGGAGCAGGACGGCGGCATGCAGGCCGTGGGCGATACCACCGGCTTCAACCAGGACCAGGGCCAAACCCAGGGCCAGGACGATTCACTCGGCGAGGGGCCGCCCGTCGGCGCCGCCCACGTGCAGTGGTTCAAGCCGGGCTCGGACAGCGGCCTTCGCCTCCGCTTCGATGCCCAGGCCGGCATCTCGGATGCCGACGGGCTGAGCAGCACGTTCGTGAACCTCTCGGGCAGCGCCGAGTATCGGGTCAACCGATTCTGGGGCGTCGCGCTCTCGGTGCCCATCAGCTACTACGACGTCGAGGGTGCCGACGTCGTCACGCTCGGTGCCCACCTGGACATTCCCATCCGCCTCATCCAGCAGGACGACGGCAAGGGCTTCACCCTCCAGGTTTCTCCCGGCGCGCTCATCGCCGGCTCGGGCAGCTACGAGATGGTCTCGGGCGGCCTGTTCTGGGGCGTGGGCGGCACCGCACTGGCCAGCTACGAGATCGACGACTGGCTCTTCAGCGCCGCGGCCACCTACACGCACTTCGATTCGATCTCGCTGGAGATCAGCGAGTTCGAGTTCGACCCCGACCTGACCCAGGACTTCGTCCGCGTGGGCGGCAAGGCGTCTTACCACATCGGCGACAACGCCTACGTCTTCCTCGGTGCCAGCTACTCCGACTTCCTCGACGACGCCGCCGTCGATAATTACTACAGCCCCACCGCCGGCCTGGGCTTCCGCACCGGCGGCGGCTTCAACGTCCGCCTTGCCTACGAGGGCGACTTCGGCGACGACTACGAGGCCCACAAGGTGCAACTGGGCGTGCAACTGCCGTTCTAACCCGAATCCAACAACCAACACAACACGAGGCCCGGGCGCAAGCCCGGGCTTTCTTCTAACCTTACAATAAAACAGCCGGGCAGGAAACTTCCCACCCGGCCGGTCACTCTCAATCCATCCCTGGGGGTTCACCAGGGCTTGGCGATCACATCACTGCGCGTTCTCGGCGCTCTCACCCATCACGAAGTCCTTGACCTCGACCTGGGGCATCACGCCCACGGCGTCGCCGTCCTCGAGCATCGGTTGCTCCACGCCGTCCTCGTCGTCGAGGCCGTCGGCCGACATCGGTGCCAACTGCACCAGCGGCTTGACGCGGATGTCCTGGTAGTCCCGGAAGCCGGTGCCGGCGGGGATCAGGTGGCCCAGCAGCACGTTCTCCTTGAGGCCGATGAGGTGGTCCGACGCGCCCTTGAGGGCGGCCTCGGTCAGCACCTTGGTGGTCTCCTGGAACGACGCACCCGACAGGAAGCTCTCGCTCTGCAGGCTGGCCTTGGTGATGCCGAGAAGCAGCGTGCGGCCGACGGCCGGCTTGGGCTTCTTGGCCTTGCAGGGCTCCTTGCCCTCGGCTTCGGCTCGCGCGTTGGCCTCCTTGATCTCGTCGCGGGTGTACATCTGCCCGACGCGGAGGTCGGTGTCGCCCGTCTCGACGACGCGGCCCATGCTGAGGATCTCGCGGTTCTTCAGGCTGAAGTGGTAGCGATCGACGACCTCCTGCGGCAGCAGGTCGGTGTCGCCGGCGTTCTGCACCTGCACCTTGCGCATCATCTGGCTGAGGATCAGCTCGATGTGCTTGTCGTTGATCTTCACGCCCTGGGCCCGATACACGTTCTGCACCTCTTCGAGCATGTACAGCCACACGGCCTCTTCGCCCTTGATTCGCAGGATGTCCTTGGGGTCCAGCGGGCCTTCGGTGAGCTGATCGCCCGCGTTCACGAAGTCGCCCGTATGCACGCGAAGCTGCTTGTCGCGCGGCACGTGGTGGTCCTTCTCGATGCCCGAGTCGGACACCACGCGGATGGTGATCTTGCCCTTGCGCTTGTCGCTGTAGATCTCGATGCTGCCCGAGATCTCGGCCATCACGGCCGGGTCCTTGGGCTTGCGGGCCTCGAAGATCTCGGTCACGCGGGGCAGACCACCGACGATGTCCTGGCTGCGCTCGGCCTGGCGGGGCTGGCGGGCGATCATCTCGCCGGCCTTAATAGCCTGACCATCCTGCACCTCGATACGCGCCTTGGCCGGCAGGTAGTGGAAGTCCAAAATCTGGCCGCTCTCGTCGACCACGTTGATCTGCGGCGAACGCGTGCCCTTGTGCTCGATGACCACGAAGGCCTTCTTGCCCTGGCCCGCGTCGTCCTCACGCACGGTCTGGCCGATCTCGATGTCCACGAACTGAATGAGCCCGCCCTTCTCGGCCAGAATTGGCGTGCGGTGGGGGTCCCACTTCACCAGCGACGTACCCTTCTTGACGGTCTCGCCCGGCTTCACGTAGATCACCGCACCGTAGGGCATTTTGCTCTTGTCGAGTTCGCGACCCTTGTCGTCGAGGATGGCAACCTCGCCGTTCCGCTTCAGCGAGATGAGGATCTTGTGGCCGTCCTCGTCCACGCCTTCCACCTCGGCACAATCACGAAGCTCGATGGTGCCGCCGAACGTCGCGCGGAACTCGCTCTCGGCCACGTCACGCGTACCGATACCACCGGTGTGGAACGTGCGCATCGTCAGCTGCGTGCCCGGCTCACCAATCGACTGGGCGGCGATGATGCCCACGGCCATGCCCTCTTCGACGATCTTGCCGATGGACATATCCATGCCGTAGTCCAGCACCGAGCAGCCCGTGCGGCTCTCGCTGGTCAGGGGGCTGCGGACGAAGACCTCGCCGATGCCGATCTCGTCGATGCGGGCGGCGGCCTCTTCGGAGATCATGTCGTTCGCGGCGACGATCTGCTCGTCGGTCACCGGGTCCACGATCGAGTGCAGGCTCACGCGGCCGAAGACCTGCTCGCTGAGCGGGACGTCGACCTGCTCACCCTTGTACACGGCGCGCTTGGGGATGCCGCGGCGGCTGCCGCAATCGGTCTCGCCGATGATCACCGACTGGGCCACGTCGCAGAGCTTGCGCGTGAGGTAGCCCGAGTCGGCCGTCTTGAGCGCGGTATCGGCCAGGCCCTTGCGAGCACCGTGCGTCGAGCTGAAGTACTCCAGCACGCTCAGGCCCTCGCGGAAGTTGGCCCGAATCGGCGTCTCGATGATCTCGCCGCTGGGCTTAGCCATCAATCCACGCATGCCGGCGAGCTGCATCATCTGGCTCACGTTACCGCGGGCACCCGAGTCGCTCATGAGGTACACCGGGTTCAGGTACGCCGCCGCGCTCATGTCGTCGATCGGGGCCTCCTGCCCGTCCGGCAGGCGGCGATCGTTCTTGAGCGTCTCGATCAGGCTCTTGGTCACCTTCTCGCGGCAGCCCGCCCAGATGTCCAGCAACTGGTTGTACCGCTCGCGCTCGGTGATGATGCCGCGGTCGTAGTTCTTCTCGACACGGTCGACCTTCTTCTGGGCCTCGGCAAGCAACTCCTGCTTGTCGGCCGGAACGCGCATGTCGGTCACGCCGAAGCTCAGCCCGGCCACCGTCGAACGCTTGAAGCCGATCTCCTTGAGGCGGTCGAGCAGGTCGATCGTCGCGGGCTTGCCCGAGACGCCGAACACGTCATCGATCACGCGGGCGCAGCCCTTCTTGCCCAAGGCGCAGTTATAGAACGCCATGCCCGGCTCGAGGATCTCGCTGAATAGGCAGCGCCCGGCGGTCGTCACGATGCGCCGGTTCTCGGCCAGCGGCTCGACCGGACCGCCCTGGCTTTGCACCACTTCATTGAACAGTTCGAGACGCACGACCACGCGGTCGTGCATCTTGATCTTGCCCTGCTCGAACGCCAGGATCGCCTCGGAGCGATCCTTGTACGTGGGCAGGTCCTTCATGGCCTTGCCCGCGTCGGGTGCCATCAGCGTCAGGTAATACACGCCCAGCACGATGTCCTGGCTGGGCGAGATGATCGGCTGGCCGTTGGCCGGGCTGAACACGTTGTGCGTGCTCAGCATCAGCACGTGCGCTTCGGCCTGGGCCTCGACGCTCAACGGCAGATGCACCGCCATCTGGTCACCATCAAAGTCGGCGTTGAAGCCAGTACACACCAGTGGGTGCACCTTGATGGCGTTGCCTTCCACGAGCACCGGCTCGAAGGCCTGGATGCCCATCCGGTGCAACGTCGGGGCGCGGTTGAGCAGCACGGGGTGCTGGTCAATGACTTCCTCGAGGATGTCCCACACCTCCGGGTCGCGACGCTCGAGCATCCGCTTGGCGCTCTTGATCGTGTCGGCCAGGCCATGCTCGCGCAGCTTCCGGATGATGAACGGCTGGTACAACTCCAGCGCGATCTTCTTGGGAAGGCCGCACTGCCAGAGCTTGAGCTCCGGACCGACGACGATCACCGAGCGGGCCGAGTAATCGACACGCTTACCAAGCAGGTTCTCGCGGAAGCGGCCCTGCTTGCCCTTGATCATGTCGGTCAACGACTTCAGCGTGCGGTTGCTCGAACCGACCACCGGGCGGCGGCAGCGGGCGTTGTCGAACAGGTTGTCAACAGCCTGCTGCAGCATCCGCTTCTCGTTGCGGATGATGACCTCGGGCGCGTTCAGGTCCATCAGCTTCTTCAACCGGTTGTTGCGGTTGATGATGCGGCGGTACAGGTCGTTCAGATCGCTCGTCGCGAAGTTGCCGCTCTCGAGCAGCACCAGCGGGCGCAGGTCGGGCGGGATCACGGGGATCACGTCCATCACCAGCCACGAAGGATCGTTCTCGCTCTTGCGGATGTTCTCGACCAGCTTCAGCCGCTTGGCCAGATCCTTGATCTTCTGCTTGCTGCGGGTCTCTTTCAGCTCCTGGCGGAGCTGGGCCGCCAACTCATCCAGATCGAGCCGGTCGATCAGCTCGCGGATGGCCTCGGCCCCCATCATCGCCCGGAAGGCGTTGCCGAAGGCCTGCACCGCTGCGCGGTACTTGTCCTCGGTGATGATCGTCTGGCCCTCGATCTTCGTGCCGTCCTCGAGCGCCAGCCCGGGCTCGGCCTCGATGATCACGTAGTCCTGGTAGTAGATCACCCGCTCGAGCTCGGTCGTCTTGAGCCCGAGCAGCGTGCCCAGGCGGCTGGGCATGCTCTTGAAGAACCAGATGTGCACGATCGGCGACGCGAGGTTGATGTGCCCCATGCGCTTGCGGCGCACGCGGCTGTGGGTCACCTTCACTCCGCAGCGGTCGCAGATGATGCCCTTGTACTTCACCCCGCGGTACTTGCCGCACGCGCACTCGTAGTCACGCTCGGGGCCAAAGATCCGCTCGCAGAACAGCCCGTCCTTCTCGGGGCGGTACGTGCGATAGTTGATCGTCTCGGGCTTCTTCACCTCGCCATAAGACCACGCCCGGATGTCGTTGGGCGAGGCCAGCGTCACCTTGACGGCGGAGAAGTCGTTGATACGGTCGTACACGGTTTCGGCCATGTGTGCCTCCGGTGGCAATTACCGGTAAAAGTTCATTTGACGACACGCGAGTTTGCCTCGCGGTGACACTGAATCTGTCGTGTTTTGATTACGCCTCGCGGCGCGTGATCTTCAAACGTGATTCTTGAAGGATCTCTTCGCGTTGACGGGCCAACTCTTCTTGAGCTTCCTTAGTCTCGCTGCGTGACTGACGGTGCTTCCAAGAAACCGGCTTGATCCAATCTAACTCCTCGGCGCGCATAATCAGACCCGTTCCAGCACCAAGGATCAAACCACGGATCACGCCCTCTTCCACTGGCCACCCAAAGACAATGGCAAGCACACCGCTACAGCCAGCGAATACTGCCGCCATGTGGATGCCAGATCCAATGAGGCTGATTACAGACTTCACAACAGACTCCCCAGTTCCGTCTGCCGCTTCTCCAGCGTGATGTTCATGCCAAGGCCCTTGAGCTCGTTGCACAGCACGTCAAAGGCGATCGGCATGCCGGCCTCCAGCTTGTGCGTGCCCTTGACCATGCTCTCGTAGATCTTGGTCCGGCCCTCGACGTCGTCGCTCTTGACGGTCAGCAACTCCTGCAGGATGTAGCTGGCGCCGTACGCCTCCAAGGCCCACACCTCCATCTCGCCGAAGCGCTGGCCACCCGTGCGGCTCTTGCCGCCCAGCGGCTGCTGTGTAATGAGCGAGTACGGGCCCGTCGCACGAGCGTGGATCTTGTCGTCCACCAGGTGGTGCAGCTTCAGCATGTACATGAAGCCGACCGACGTGCGCTGCTGGAACGCCTCACCCGTCCGGCCGTCGTAGAGCTGGATCTTGCCACCGCGGGGCATGTGGGCCAGCAGCTCGCGATGGTGCGGGTGCTCGCCGGTCTTCTCGACGCCCTCGTTGCGCTCCTTGACGTACGTGTTGGCTTCCTCGATGGCCGCGTGGATCTCGTCCTCGGTCGCACCGTCGAACACCGGCGTCACGGCCTGGAAGCCCAGCACCTGCGCCGCCCACCCAAGGTGGAGCTCGAGGATCTGGCCCACGTTCATGCGGCTGGGCACGCCCAGCGGGTTCAGCATGATGTCCACCGGCGTGCCGTCTTCCATGAACGGCATCTCTTCGATGGGCACCAGGCGAGCGATCACACCCTTGTTGCCGTGGCGGCCGGCCATCTTGTCGCCCACGCTCAAGGGGCGCTTGCTGGCGATGTAGACCTTCACCATCTCGAGCACACCCGCGGGCAGCTCGTCGCCGCGCTTCATATGAGCCACGCGGCGCTGCTTCTCCTTCTCGATGGCCTCGATGCGCGGCCAGTACTGCTTGTAGCTGATCTCGGCCTCTTCGCGGGCGTCCTTGCTGCCCTTCACCCAGCCGAGCTCGAACGTCTTGATCTGCTCGATCACGACCTCGGGGATGTCGCTGGCGGCGACCTTCTGGCGGGTGTTGGGGTCGACCAGATCGCTGCCGGCCGCGTCGTTGATCGCCTCGACGAGCTCGCGGAAGATCTCGATGGCCTTGGCGTCCATCTCCGCCTCGAACTCGGCGATCTGGAGCTTCAGTTGACGCTTCTGCTCCTCGTTCATGTGCAGGCGGCGGCTGAACTTCTTCGCGCCGATCACGATGCCGTCAATGCCGCTGGGCACCTCGAGCGAGTCGTTCTTCACGTCCTCGCCCGCACGACCGAAGATGGCGTGCAGCAGCTTCTCTTCGGGCGTCAGCTCGGTCTTGCTCTTGGGGCTGACCTTGCCGACCAGGATGTCGCTCGGGCCGACACGCGCACCCACGCGGATGACGCCGTCGTCGTCAAGGTTGCGCAGCGCCTTCTCCGACACGTTGGGGATGTCACGGGTGAACTCCTCACGCCCCAGCTTGGTATCGCGAATCTCGACATCGAAGCTATCGATGTGGATCGACGTGAACACATCGTCCTTCACGATGCGCTCGCTGATGACGATGGCGTCCTCGAAGTTGTACCCGTCGAACGTGTTGAATGCGACCAGAACATTCTTGCCGATCGCGAGCTCGCCGTTCTGGATTGAAGGGCCATCGGCGATCACCTGCCCGGCTTCCACCAGATCGCCCGGGCGGACGATCGGCTTCTGGTTCAAACACGTGCGCTCGTTGAGCCCACGGAACTTCCGCAGCACGTACTCGTCGCTGTTATCGATGATGATCCGCTCGGCATCTACGAACGTCACGATGCCACCGGTCTTGGCCTTGATAACCATGCCCGAGTTGCGGCCCACCGACTGCTCCATGCCGGTCGCCACGCAGGGCGGGTCGACCTTGATGAGCGGCACGGCCTGCCGCTGCATGTTCGAGCCCATCAGCGCGCGGTTCGCGTCGTCGTGCTCCAGGAACGGGATGAGCGCCGCCGAGATACCAACAACCTGCTTGGGAGAGATATCCACGAACGCCACGTTCTCGGCCGGCACTTCGGCAAGCTCGCCCGACACGCGGGCCAACACCGTTCCGCTCTGGAAGTTGCCCTTGGCATCCAGCGAATCGGCCGGCGCGAGAATGCCGCGCATCTCCTCGTCGGCGCGCAGATGGACGACCTCGCCCGTGGCCTTGCCGTTCTTGATCTGCCGGTAGGGCGTACGCAGGAAGCCGTAGTCGTCGATCGACGAATAGATCGACATGCGCGCGATCAGGCCGATGTTCGTGCCCTCGGGCGTCTCGATCGGGCAGATGCGGCCGTAGTGGCTGATATGCACATCGCGCACCTCGAAGCCGGCCCGCTTGCGGTTCAGACCGCCCGGGCCGAGGGCGCTGAGGCACCGCTCATGCACAAGCGTGCTCAGCGGGTTGGTCTGGTCCACCACCTGGCTTAGCTCGCTGCGACCGAAGAAGAAGTCGATCGCGCTGCTGATGCTCTTGGAATTCACCAGGTCGGCGATCTTCGCCAGCTCGTCGGGGTCCTTCACGCTCATGCGCTCCTGGACCGTCCGCTTGAGCTTCAAGAAGCCCTTGCGCACCTCGTCGACCGCCAGCTCGTCCATCGTGCGCAACCGGCGGTTGCCCAGATGGTCGATGTCGTCCTCGTTGGCCACGGGCTGGCCTGTCTCGTGGTCCAGCCGGTTGCTGCGCAGGTCCAGTAGGTACTGAATAATGCGCAGCAAATCCTGGGCGCGGATGAAGTTGCTATCGACCGAGTCGTCGAAGCCGAACTTACGGTTCACGCGGAAGCGGCCGACCCGGCCGATGCGGTAGCGGCTGTCATCGAAGAACTTCTCGATGAAGAGCTGCTTGGCCTTCTCCACCTGAGGCGGATTGCCCGGACGCAGCTTGGTGTACAGCTTGAGCAGGGCCTGCTCATGCGGATCCTCGACGCTGAACTCCTCGGCGAAGCGGCGCAGGTTCTCGGCGGCCACCGTGTTGAGGATCAACGCGTCGCTGGGGTTCTGGATCACCCGGGCGGTCTTCAGGCTCGACGCCTGGATCTTCTCGAGGTTCTCCTCGCCAATCTGGAAGCCCGTGTCGACGAGGATCTCGCCGCTCTCGGTGTCCACGATCGGGGCGGCGGCCCAGTCCTCCTCGTGGAGCTTGGCAGCCTTTACCTCGTTGATCTCGTAGAACAGGCTCAGCAGCGACTCGGTGGCCGACACGGTCTTGTCGAGGCAACGCAGGAACGTCGTCGCCGCCATCTTGGGCGACTGATCGATCCGCATCTCGAGCTGGTCCTTCTTGTTGACCGAGATCTCGATCCACGACCCACGCTCGGGCACGATGCGCGCGCTGTGCAGCGGCCGATCGGTCTCCTCCTCGCTCTTGGAGAAGTCCACGCCCGGCGAGCGGTGCAACTGGCTCACGATCACACGCTCGGCGCCGTTCACGATGAACTCGCCGCCGCCGATCATGATCGGGAACTCGCCGAGGTAGATGTCCTCCTCGGGCATGTCCGGCCGGCCCTCTCGCTCGAGGCGTACGCGGATCTTGAACGGCAGCCCGTAGGTCAGCCGAAGTTCCTTGCACTCGTCGCGGGTGTACCGCGCCTCGTCCAACTCATACTGGCTGTAACGCAGCCGCATCGTCCCGTCGTAGCTCTCGATCGGGAAGACCTCCCGGAGCAACGACTCGAGCCCGATCTGCGGGTCTCGCTCGTCGGGTGCCTTATCGAGTTGAAGAAAACGCTCGTACGCCAACCGTTGAACGACCGTCAGGTCGCCCACCGGGAGTGTGTCGCCGCGCTTCGCATAACTGCGCACGTTCATCGCCGCCATCGGTCACCTCGCGATGGGAAGCGGACCCTCAACCACAGCCCTACCTGTGAAGGGTCCTTCTTGATCTACATCGTGCTGTTCGGATCGCCGCCAGCCCCGTCCTGTTGTATCATGACGCAATTATGAGCGTAGCGCTCAAAAATACTCTTGACAAGGCCTACACGTTTCGCTAGCACAATGACAATGTCTTCTCAAAATTAGCCAAAATCGCCCTCTACGGGCTATCAAGCCATTATCAACACTAACCGACAGGATCGCGTGCGGGGATGCACGCGACCTTGTCGGTCGTTTATATTGGAAAACCCCGACATAGAAATATCGAGGTTTGGCACGGGCGAGGGTCAGGCGACCTCGACCTCGGCACCAGCTTCCTTGAGCTTCTCGGCCAGGGCGTCGGCCTCGTCCTTGCCCAGGCCTTCCTTGATCTTGGCCGGCAGGTTGTCGACCATGTCCTTGGCCTCCTTCAGGCCCAGGCCCGTGGCCTCGCGAACGACCTTGATGACCTTGATCTTCTGGCCGCCGTCGCCCTTGACGATGACGTCGAACTCGGTCTGCTCGGCCGCGGCCGCACCACCACCACCGTCGGCGGGGCCGGCCATCATCACCGCGCCGCCGGCGGCGGGCTCGATGCCGTAGGTGTCCTTCAGGTAGTCGGCCAGGTCGACGGCCTCCTTCAGGGACAGCCCAACGATCTCGTCGCCCATCTTGGTGATCTTGGCATCAAAGGTCTTGGCTTCGTCGCTCATGGTTGTGCTTCTTTCCGGATTCAAAGTCGAGTCTGGACGCCGCCAAGAGGGGCCGAACCGTTCGGCGCTTT
It contains:
- the rpoB gene encoding DNA-directed RNA polymerase subunit beta produces the protein MAAMNVRSYAKRGDTLPVGDLTVVQRLAYERFLQLDKAPDERDPQIGLESLLREVFPIESYDGTMRLRYSQYELDEARYTRDECKELRLTYGLPFKIRVRLEREGRPDMPEEDIYLGEFPIMIGGGEFIVNGAERVIVSQLHRSPGVDFSKSEEETDRPLHSARIVPERGSWIEISVNKKDQLEMRIDQSPKMAATTFLRCLDKTVSATESLLSLFYEINEVKAAKLHEEDWAAAPIVDTESGEILVDTGFQIGEENLEKIQASSLKTARVIQNPSDALILNTVAAENLRRFAEEFSVEDPHEQALLKLYTKLRPGNPPQVEKAKQLFIEKFFDDSRYRIGRVGRFRVNRKFGFDDSVDSNFIRAQDLLRIIQYLLDLRSNRLDHETGQPVANEDDIDHLGNRRLRTMDELAVDEVRKGFLKLKRTVQERMSVKDPDELAKIADLVNSKSISSAIDFFFGRSELSQVVDQTNPLSTLVHERCLSALGPGGLNRKRAGFEVRDVHISHYGRICPIETPEGTNIGLIARMSIYSSIDDYGFLRTPYRQIKNGKATGEVVHLRADEEMRGILAPADSLDAKGNFQSGTVLARVSGELAEVPAENVAFVDISPKQVVGISAALIPFLEHDDANRALMGSNMQRQAVPLIKVDPPCVATGMEQSVGRNSGMVIKAKTGGIVTFVDAERIIIDNSDEYVLRKFRGLNERTCLNQKPIVRPGDLVEAGQVIADGPSIQNGELAIGKNVLVAFNTFDGYNFEDAIVISERIVKDDVFTSIHIDSFDVEIRDTKLGREEFTRDIPNVSEKALRNLDDDGVIRVGARVGPSDILVGKVSPKSKTELTPEEKLLHAIFGRAGEDVKNDSLEVPSGIDGIVIGAKKFSRRLHMNEEQKRQLKLQIAEFEAEMDAKAIEIFRELVEAINDAAGSDLVDPNTRQKVAASDIPEVVIEQIKTFELGWVKGSKDAREEAEISYKQYWPRIEAIEKEKQRRVAHMKRGDELPAGVLEMVKVYIASKRPLSVGDKMAGRHGNKGVIARLVPIEEMPFMEDGTPVDIMLNPLGVPSRMNVGQILELHLGWAAQVLGFQAVTPVFDGATEDEIHAAIEEANTYVKERNEGVEKTGEHPHHRELLAHMPRGGKIQLYDGRTGEAFQQRTSVGFMYMLKLHHLVDDKIHARATGPYSLITQQPLGGKSRTGGQRFGEMEVWALEAYGASYILQELLTVKSDDVEGRTKIYESMVKGTHKLEAGMPIAFDVLCNELKGLGMNITLEKRQTELGSLL
- the rpoC gene encoding DNA-directed RNA polymerase subunit beta' is translated as MAETVYDRINDFSAVKVTLASPNDIRAWSYGEVKKPETINYRTYRPEKDGLFCERIFGPERDYECACGKYRGVKYKGIICDRCGVKVTHSRVRRKRMGHINLASPIVHIWFFKSMPSRLGTLLGLKTTELERVIYYQDYVIIEAEPGLALEDGTKIEGQTIITEDKYRAAVQAFGNAFRAMMGAEAIRELIDRLDLDELAAQLRQELKETRSKQKIKDLAKRLKLVENIRKSENDPSWLVMDVIPVIPPDLRPLVLLESGNFATSDLNDLYRRIINRNNRLKKLMDLNAPEVIIRNEKRMLQQAVDNLFDNARCRRPVVGSSNRTLKSLTDMIKGKQGRFRENLLGKRVDYSARSVIVVGPELKLWQCGLPKKIALELYQPFIIRKLREHGLADTIKSAKRMLERRDPEVWDILEEVIDQHPVLLNRAPTLHRMGIQAFEPVLVEGNAIKVHPLVCTGFNADFDGDQMAVHLPLSVEAQAEAHVLMLSTHNVFSPANGQPIISPSQDIVLGVYYLTLMAPDAGKAMKDLPTYKDRSEAILAFEQGKIKMHDRVVVRLELFNEVVQSQGGPVEPLAENRRIVTTAGRCLFSEILEPGMAFYNCALGKKGCARVIDDVFGVSGKPATIDLLDRLKEIGFKRSTVAGLSFGVTDMRVPADKQELLAEAQKKVDRVEKNYDRGIITERERYNQLLDIWAGCREKVTKSLIETLKNDRRLPDGQEAPIDDMSAAAYLNPVYLMSDSGARGNVSQMMQLAGMRGLMAKPSGEIIETPIRANFREGLSVLEYFSSTHGARKGLADTALKTADSGYLTRKLCDVAQSVIIGETDCGSRRGIPKRAVYKGEQVDVPLSEQVFGRVSLHSIVDPVTDEQIVAANDMISEEAAARIDEIGIGEVFVRSPLTSESRTGCSVLDYGMDMSIGKIVEEGMAVGIIAAQSIGEPGTQLTMRTFHTGGIGTRDVAESEFRATFGGTIELRDCAEVEGVDEDGHKILISLKRNGEVAILDDKGRELDKSKMPYGAVIYVKPGETVKKGTSLVKWDPHRTPILAEKGGLIQFVDIEIGQTVREDDAGQGKKAFVVIEHKGTRSPQINVVDESGQILDFHYLPAKARIEVQDGQAIKAGEMIARQPRQAERSQDIVGGLPRVTEIFEARKPKDPAVMAEISGSIEIYSDKRKGKITIRVVSDSGIEKDHHVPRDKQLRVHTGDFVNAGDQLTEGPLDPKDILRIKGEEAVWLYMLEEVQNVYRAQGVKINDKHIELILSQMMRKVQVQNAGDTDLLPQEVVDRYHFSLKNREILSMGRVVETGDTDLRVGQMYTRDEIKEANARAEAEGKEPCKAKKPKPAVGRTLLLGITKASLQSESFLSGASFQETTKVLTEAALKGASDHLIGLKENVLLGHLIPAGTGFRDYQDIRVKPLVQLAPMSADGLDDEDGVEQPMLEDGDAVGVMPQVEVKDFVMGESAENAQ
- the rplL gene encoding 50S ribosomal protein L7/L12, with amino-acid sequence MGDEIVGLSLKEAVDLADYLKDTYGIEPAAGGAVMMAGPADGGGGAAAAEQTEFDVIVKGDGGQKIKVIKVVREATGLGLKEAKDMVDNLPAKIKEGLGKDEADALAEKLKEAGAEVEVA